A stretch of DNA from Thermodesulfobacteriota bacterium:
CTTTCCCCCCGGGTGATGCCGGCCGCTATTTTCTGTCGCAATGATTTATCGGACAGAAACATGAGATGGGCCTCGATAATGGCTTTGTCCTGTTCCGAAAGGCTCTGCGCTCTGGCGGCTACCTGTTCGATCTGCGCGGCGGCGCGGTCAAAGGCCTGTTCCAGGCGCATCATCTCTGCGGCCGTATCCGTTGCGGTCGCCGGGTGGATATGATCGAATTCAATGGTATCCAGCATCAGGTGGGCATGGCCGAAAGTCACCTGATCGGACACCGCCTCCCCCCGCAGATGATTCTCCCCGAGGGCTGTGCGGTGGTCATCCGTTTTTGACCTGGCCGGCGCCGGCGGTTTGGCGTCATCGACTACCCGGCGATCATCCTGGAGAATAATGAAGGCGACGGTGGCGGCGATCTGTCGGGCGATGTTTCCCAGCAGGGGGATATCGGATTCGGCGATTCCCTCCTCGGTCCGCGTCTGTACAACCAGGGCGCCCAGTATCTTCTTGTGATATATCAGCGGTACCCCGAGATAGGTATGGTACTCCTCCTCGCCGCTTCCCTGATAAAATTTGTAGCGGGGGTGGGCGGCCGGGTTTTTGATGAAAACCGGGGCCATGGTCTCTATCACCAGGCCGGTCAGACCCTCATGAACGTCCATTTCGATGGCGTCGACCGATTCCGGGCTCAATCCGACCGTGGCCTTGAGTTTCAGGGCGTTGGCGTACGGATTGTAGGCATAAACCGAGCAGACATCGGTCGAAAATCCCTCGGCGATCATCCGGACGATGCGGCCCATGGATTGATCCGGGCTATCCGAGTCGGTGATGGTCTTCAGAATATTTTCTAAAATATGGTGTCGGGCTGTTTCCATGTTCCGGCCGCTCTGCTATTATCTTGATTCAGGGTACGGAGTTTAACGCAAATGTTATGGTAAACTCAAGGATGATTGCAGCCAGGCCCGCGGGCAGGCGTCGCGGGCAACGTTGTGTTTTTTGGATCAACCGGAGATTGAGATGCGTCCGCGAGCAGCAGCCATATGGTTTTGGGTCACCGCCATCGTTCTCTGGGGCGTGGCCGGATGCTCCCCCATCGAAAGACGCTTTCTGTTTTATCCCACCCACCGGCCGCACGACAACAGCCTGACCCCATGGAGCCGGAACGGTGAAACCATCGGGTATGCCCGGATGGCCGCCTCACCCGTGAATGTGTGGCTCATGCTCCACGGCAACGGCGGTCAGGCCTCGGACCGTATTTACGCCATGCCCTGTTTTTCGGACGACGATTCCGTCTTTGTCCTGGAATACCCCGGCTACGGAAGCCGGGAAGGGGTGCCCTCGAAAGCCGCTTTCAACCGCGCCGCCGAGGAAGCCTATCTTTTTCTCCGGCAAACCTACCCCGGCATTCCTGTCTGCGTGGCCGCCGAATCCATCGGGTCCGGTCCGGCCTCGTATCTGGCGACGCTTGACGACAAACCGGACCGGCTGGTGCTGATCGTTCCCTTTGACCGATTGTCCCTGGTGGCCGCGGAACATTTCCCGGCCATTTTCGTCCGGCTGATATTGAGGAGCGACTGGAATAATGCCGAGGCGCTTTCTCATTACCCGGGACCGGTGGAAATCATCGGGGCTGAAGGGGACACGATCATTCCGGTGAAACATGCCCGGGCGCTGGCGGCATCCGTTCCGGGAGCAAGGCTGATCATTATTGCCGGCGGCCACAACGACTGGGCCGTGGGCGGGCGGGTGAAGATAAGAAACCTTTAAAAACAGGAAAGACCGCATATGTTTGTATGGGAAGAACTGGAACCGATGGTGTCGTATCTCTCCGGCAAGGCGGGCAAGGCCGCGCCCCTTTACCGGGCGAAGGTGCCGGGCGGCTGGGTGATATGTTTGCTGGCCAGCGTGGCCCAGGCCGGGGCTGCCGGCGGGCTGACCTTCCTGCCGGACCCGGATCACAAATGGGACGGATCGACCCTGGACTGGAAATCGTTCACGTCGGCCCCATCCGGCGACAATCCGAAGATCAACTGACGCCGGCCTCTTTAACTTCGCGTCCTGCGCCTTGCGTCTTCGGCCAAATCGACTCGTGAAATATCGGGCTAAGCCGACGGCGGCTTGACGGCCTCCGCCAGCATTTTGGTCAGCCCCTTCAGGGTGCCTTTCCAGGTGGTCTCCTCGTCCACCATGATGGCGACAATAATGTCTTCTTCAGCGCTGACTTCCAGCACGATTTCGTGGCCGTCCACGGAAAAGACCGCTTCGGCCCAGTGCTCCGCCGGCAGGCCGGAGGCTTCACAATCGTAATCCGTGCGGATGTCGGTGGTCATGCGGATATCACTCATCGTTTTTTTCTCCCATGATGGCGGTCGTGCCGCAGCCTTCTTGCTGCCGGTAATTCCGCCATGGTTATCTTCCGTGGTGACAAAACAGAAAATGTTATTGCTGTTTTGGGGGAATGGTTTATTTTAGAAAAAAATTGGCGGAAGTGCATGGGAATCGAACCCACCCGGGACGGTGTTAGCGCCCCACACCGGATTTGAAGTCCGGGAGCATCACCAGAACGCTGCGCACTTCCGCAGTATTATCCGGTAAATTAGTCAGGTATGCGACGCCTGTCAATGGTTTTATCGGTTTTATGAGAAAGGATGGGGACGATGACGGTGAACAGGGAGCGGCTGGCCGATACCTTCCGGTCGCTGGTGACCATCGACAGTGAATCAAGGGACGAACTCGCGGTCAGCGGCTTTATCGCCGGGCTCTTTTCAGGACTGGGGGCGACCATCGTCCGCGACGACTCCCTGGCCGGGACGGGCAGCAACAGCGGCAACATGGTGGCGCGGTTTGAGGGCCGGGCCGGGCTGGACCCTCTGCTGATCGCTGCTCATATGGATACGGTCTCCCCGGGCCGGGGCATCGCCCCGGTTTTCAAAGACGGGGTGTTTTTCAGCAGCGGTGAGACAATTCTGGGATCGGATGATAAGAGCGCCATCGCCGTCATGCACGAGGCCATGTGCGTGCTGAAGGAGTCCGGCGTCGACTGCTGTCCGCTGGAACTGGTCTTTACCGTTTGCGAGGAGATCGGCCTGGTCGGGGCCAAGCATTTTGATTACGGCCTGCTGCGGGCTAACCGCGGATATGTGCTGGACACGTCGGACCCGGCCTCCATCGTCGTGCAGGCGCCGGCAGCCAACCGCCTGGAGTTCGTGATCCATGGCAAGGACGCCCATGCCGGCGCCCGGCCGGAGGACGGCGTCAACGCCATCTCGGTCGCGGCCCGGGCCATCGCCCGGCTCGAACCCGGCCGGGTGGACCCGGAAACCACCTATAATATCGGCACCATCGAGGGCGGCCAGGCAAGCAATATTGTTCCGGCAAAAGTGATTATCCGGGGCGAGGCCCGGAGCCGGAACGACGATAAACTGGAAAAGCTGACCGATCAGATCGTGGCGGCCTTCCGTGAAACCGTGGCCGAGGCTGCCGCCCGCTGCCCTCACGCCGGATATCCCTCTCTGGATGTTTCCGTGGTCAGCGATTTTAAGAGCCTCAACATTCCGCCGGACCACCCGGTGGTGACCACTGCCGTGAAGGCGGCCCGGACCCTGGGGTTTGAGATCCGCCAGGCCGTATCCGGCGGCGGTTCCGACGCCAATATCTTTTTTCAGCATGGTATTACCGCCGGGGTCCTCGGCACCGGCATGAAGGATATTCACTCGGTGCGGGAGAACGTGGCCCTGGATGATATGGTCCGGGCCGCTGAACTGCTGGTGGAAATCATCAAGGCTTCTGCCTAAACACCAGGATGGTAATGATGGACATTTTTATCGATTGCGGTTCCGGCATCAGCGGCGACATGACCCTGGGCGCGCTCATCGATCTGGGCGTACCCGTGGAGTGGGTAAAAGAAAAACTCTCCCGGCTGCCGCTGGCCGGCTTTGACCTCACGGTTGAGACAGTGTCCCGGAACGGCCTGGCCGCCCGCAAGGCGGAGGTGCGGGTTGATGATGGTCATCCCCCGAGAAACTTCGCCGCCATTCAGTCATTAATAATGAACAGCCCCCTGTCGGACCGGGTGCGCCAGCTGTCTCTGGCCATGTTCGAGAAAATCGCCCGGGCCGAGTCCTCGGTGCACGGCTGTCCCCTGGCCAAGGTCCATTTCCATGAGCTCGGCGGCGTGGACGCCATCGTGGACATGGTGGGAACGGCCCTGTGCGCCGAATACCTGGATATCCGGGGAGCGGCCGCGGCCCCGGTTCCCCTGGGATCGGGTCAGGTCCGTTGTCACCACGGCGTCCTGCCCGTGCCGGCCCCGGCCACGCTGGAAATTCTCAAGGGGGTGCCGGTCTACGGGTCGGACCTGACCGGCGAACTGGTCACGCCCACGGGCGCGGCCATCCTCACCACCCTGACAACGCGTTTCGGCCCCATGCCGCTGATGACCGTCAGCGCGGTCGGTTACGGCGCCGGGACCCGCGAGATCCCGGACCGTCCCAACCTGCTCAGGATCATCGGCGGCCGGTTCGGGGAACCGGTCATCGTCGAGGAACCGGAGCCCCTGGCCATGGTGGAAGCCTGCATCGACAACATGAACCCGGAAATTTTCGGCTATGTCATGGAAAAGCTGTTTGCCGACGGCGCCCTGGATGTGTTCTGGGTGCCGGTCTTCATGAAGAAGAACCGGCCGGCGACCATGATCCAGGTGCTGTGCGCCCTTTCCCGCCGGGATATCATCGTCGGTCGGATTCTGTCGGAAACCACCACCACCGGTGCCCGGCATTACCCGGTCAACCGCAGTATCCTGCCGCGCCGCATCGTGAAGGTGGATACCGTCTTCGGGCCGGTGGCCGCCAAGCAGATCACCCGTCCGGACGGAGCCGTGCGCGTGGCCCCGGAATACGAAGCCTGCCGTATGATCGCGGTGGAACGTAACATACCGATTCTTGAGGTTTATCAGGCAGTGGAACGGGCCGCGGACAAGGTTCTTCCGTCTTGACATCGCTTATTTCGCATTATAGAAGCAGGGCATGAAACGATCTTACAGCCTCATTCTCATGGCCGCCACCGGCGGTTATGTCGGTTATCTGCCGGTGGTCCCGGGAACCTTCGGGACCCTGGCCGGACTGCTGCCTGTTTATCTGATCTCCCTTCTGGGAAACGGGCCGGCTTTGATCGTCCTGGCGCTGACGATCGGTCTGGCGGTCTGGACGGCGGGACGGGCCGAAAAGCAAATCGGCGCAACCGATCCGGGCTGCATCGTCATTGATGAAATCGCCGGCATCATGGTGACGCTGTGGAGCCTGCCGTTTGAATGGCTGCCGGTGACGGCCGGTTTTTTCATTTTCCGCTGCCTGGACATGCTCAAGCCTTTTCCCATCCGGCAGATCGAGAAGAAGCTGCCCGGCGGGTTCGGCATTGTCGCCGATGATGTCGTGGCCGGCCTGATCGCCCATGTGCTTCTTCGGATCGTGCTGGCGGTGGCGCAATGATCCGGACCTTTCTGGCTTTTGACCTGCCGGAGGAGGCGAGGGCCGTTCTGCGGCAGGCCCAGCGCTGCCTGATTGACCAGGGCATCCGCATCAGCTGGGTCCGGCCGGAAAACATTCACCTGACCGTCAAGTTCCTGGGGGAAATATCAGAGCAGGCGGTAGAGCGGGTCTGCCTTTCCGCGGCCGCCTCAACGGAGAAAACCCGGCCCATGGACCTGGCCGTCAAGGGGTTGGGCGTTTTCCCGGACGCCCGCCGGCCGCGGGTGGTCTGGGCCGGCCTGACCGGCGCGACACAGTCTCTTATTGACTTTCAGGCCGAGCTGGAGGAAAATCTCGCCGTTTCCGGTTTCGCTAAAGAGCCGCGCCCCTTCAAGGCTCATCTGACCCTGGGACGGGTGAAACACGCCATTGTACCCGAAAAACTGGTGTCCGCCCTGGACGCCTGCGCGCGGTTTTCGCCCCGGTCGTTTCCGGCCGATCGGCTGATTCTGTTCCGCAGCGATCTGAAACCGAACGGAGCGGTCTACACGGTGTTAAAAACGTTTCCCCTGTCTGGAGGGGAGTAACACAATATTAAGGAAGGCAGGTTGGCGCTATCATGAAATCAACCGATAACAAAAAAGCAAACAGGGAGGATGCGATGGGGATCTCATCAGAAAAGGCAAAGGCAGTGGAAGCCGCCATGACACAGATTGAACGCCAGTACGGCAAGGGGGCGATCATGAAACTCGGGGACGGATCGGTGGTCAAGGTCCCGTCCATTTCCACCGGGTCACTGGCCCTGGACAAGGCCCTGGGCATCGGCGGGATACCCCGGGGCCGGGTCACTGAAATTTTCGGTCAGGAATCGTCCGGTAAAACGACCCTGGCCCTGCATGTCGTGGCCGAGTCCCAGCGTCAGGGCGGTATCGCCGCTTTTATCGACGCCGAGCATGCCCTGGATATCGCTTACGCCAAAAAGCTGGGCGTCAACAGCGACGAGCTCCTGGTCTCCCAGCCGGATACCGGCGAGCAGGCCCTGGAAATCGCGGACATGCTGGTCAGAAGCGGGGCGGTGGATATCGTTGTCATTGACTCCGTGGCCGCCCTGGTGCCCAAGGCGGAAATCGAGGGTGAGATGGGCGACTCTCACATGGGGCTCCAGGCGAGGCTCATGTCCCAGGCCCTTCGAAAGCTTACAGGAATTATAGGAAAAACAAATACATGCATTATATTTATTAACCAGATACGTGAGAAAATCGGGGTTTTTTTTGGCAACCCGGAAACCACCACCGGCGGCAATGCCCTGAAGTTTTACGCCTCGGTCCGACTGGATATCCGGCGCAGCGCCGTCATCAAGGAAGGCCAGGACCCGGTCGGCAACAGGGTCAAGGTCAAGGTGGTCAAGAACAAGCTGGCGCCACCCTTCAAGAACGTGGAGTTCGACATCATGTACGGGGAGGGAATCTCCCAGACCGGCGAACTGATCGATATCGGCGTCGAGGAGAACATCGTGGAGAAGAGCGGCTCCTGGTTCTCTTTTAACAATGAGCGCATCGGCCAGGGACGGGAAAACGCCAAGCAGTACCTGATGGAAAACCCGGCGGTTCTGAAGGAACTGCAGGCCCGGGTCAAGGAAAAGCTGGGCCTGGCCACCGCCGCCGCCGAGGCCGAACCCCCGAAAAACGGGAAATAGAAATGGAGAGGGTATGACAGGTAACGAAGCCCGCAGCAGATTTCTGGATTATTTTGAATCGCGTCATCACCGCATTGTCCGCAGTTCCTCCCTGGTGCCCCAGTCGGATCCGACCCTGCTGTTTGTCAACGCCGGCATGGTCCAGTTCAAGCGGGTTTTCATCGGCGAGGAGAAGCGGGATTACCATACGGCGGCCACTTCCCAGAAGTGCGTCCGGGCCGGCGGCAAGCACAA
This window harbors:
- a CDS encoding phosphatidylglycerophosphatase A, whose protein sequence is MKRSYSLILMAATGGYVGYLPVVPGTFGTLAGLLPVYLISLLGNGPALIVLALTIGLAVWTAGRAEKQIGATDPGCIVIDEIAGIMVTLWSLPFEWLPVTAGFFIFRCLDMLKPFPIRQIEKKLPGGFGIVADDVVAGLIAHVLLRIVLAVAQ
- a CDS encoding alpha/beta hydrolase, which encodes MRPRAAAIWFWVTAIVLWGVAGCSPIERRFLFYPTHRPHDNSLTPWSRNGETIGYARMAASPVNVWLMLHGNGGQASDRIYAMPCFSDDDSVFVLEYPGYGSREGVPSKAAFNRAAEEAYLFLRQTYPGIPVCVAAESIGSGPASYLATLDDKPDRLVLIVPFDRLSLVAAEHFPAIFVRLILRSDWNNAEALSHYPGPVEIIGAEGDTIIPVKHARALAASVPGARLIIIAGGHNDWAVGGRVKIRNL
- a CDS encoding M20/M25/M40 family metallo-hydrolase: MTVNRERLADTFRSLVTIDSESRDELAVSGFIAGLFSGLGATIVRDDSLAGTGSNSGNMVARFEGRAGLDPLLIAAHMDTVSPGRGIAPVFKDGVFFSSGETILGSDDKSAIAVMHEAMCVLKESGVDCCPLELVFTVCEEIGLVGAKHFDYGLLRANRGYVLDTSDPASIVVQAPAANRLEFVIHGKDAHAGARPEDGVNAISVAARAIARLEPGRVDPETTYNIGTIEGGQASNIVPAKVIIRGEARSRNDDKLEKLTDQIVAAFRETVAEAAARCPHAGYPSLDVSVVSDFKSLNIPPDHPVVTTAVKAARTLGFEIRQAVSGGGSDANIFFQHGITAGVLGTGMKDIHSVRENVALDDMVRAAELLVEIIKASA
- the thpR gene encoding RNA 2',3'-cyclic phosphodiesterase; translation: MIRTFLAFDLPEEARAVLRQAQRCLIDQGIRISWVRPENIHLTVKFLGEISEQAVERVCLSAAASTEKTRPMDLAVKGLGVFPDARRPRVVWAGLTGATQSLIDFQAELEENLAVSGFAKEPRPFKAHLTLGRVKHAIVPEKLVSALDACARFSPRSFPADRLILFRSDLKPNGAVYTVLKTFPLSGGE
- the recA gene encoding recombinase RecA, which codes for MGISSEKAKAVEAAMTQIERQYGKGAIMKLGDGSVVKVPSISTGSLALDKALGIGGIPRGRVTEIFGQESSGKTTLALHVVAESQRQGGIAAFIDAEHALDIAYAKKLGVNSDELLVSQPDTGEQALEIADMLVRSGAVDIVVIDSVAALVPKAEIEGEMGDSHMGLQARLMSQALRKLTGIIGKTNTCIIFINQIREKIGVFFGNPETTTGGNALKFYASVRLDIRRSAVIKEGQDPVGNRVKVKVVKNKLAPPFKNVEFDIMYGEGISQTGELIDIGVEENIVEKSGSWFSFNNERIGQGRENAKQYLMENPAVLKELQARVKEKLGLATAAAEAEPPKNGK
- the larC gene encoding nickel pincer cofactor biosynthesis protein LarC codes for the protein MMDIFIDCGSGISGDMTLGALIDLGVPVEWVKEKLSRLPLAGFDLTVETVSRNGLAARKAEVRVDDGHPPRNFAAIQSLIMNSPLSDRVRQLSLAMFEKIARAESSVHGCPLAKVHFHELGGVDAIVDMVGTALCAEYLDIRGAAAAPVPLGSGQVRCHHGVLPVPAPATLEILKGVPVYGSDLTGELVTPTGAAILTTLTTRFGPMPLMTVSAVGYGAGTREIPDRPNLLRIIGGRFGEPVIVEEPEPLAMVEACIDNMNPEIFGYVMEKLFADGALDVFWVPVFMKKNRPATMIQVLCALSRRDIIVGRILSETTTTGARHYPVNRSILPRRIVKVDTVFGPVAAKQITRPDGAVRVAPEYEACRMIAVERNIPILEVYQAVERAADKVLPS